A section of the Alkalihalobacillus sp. LMS39 genome encodes:
- a CDS encoding exonuclease SbcCD subunit D, which yields MRILHTADWHLGRTLEGRSRLEEQAQFLDELHEIVIREQVDVVLMAGDVFDTVNPPAAAEQLFYESMARISNKGKCPIVVIAGNHDNPDRLTASSPLALEQNITIIGYPLSTIVKVPIIRTKEELRVAALAYPSESRLNEVLADSVDEVLLRDEYDKRVRYLLSKMAEQFSKEAVNVAMSHIYVAGSDSTESERPIEVGGAYTVRSTSLPELAQYVALGHLHRPQDVKKAPTIARYSGSPIAFSFSEAGYAKSVSIVDVEPGKPATVSEIYLSSGKPLVRWKAQNGIAEVYEWLDEGKDKNAWVDLEVHVDHSLSIEEIHRLRKLHSGLIHIRPVYKEMDKQVEVVSSKVPLDEMFMRFYKKQTGGAEPEQDVIRLFLELVNEQVEEDVK from the coding sequence ATGCGAATTTTGCATACGGCAGATTGGCACTTAGGACGAACGTTAGAAGGAAGAAGTCGTCTTGAGGAACAAGCACAATTTTTAGATGAACTCCATGAGATTGTGATACGGGAACAAGTAGATGTTGTTTTAATGGCAGGTGATGTATTTGATACAGTCAATCCGCCTGCAGCAGCAGAACAACTTTTCTATGAAAGTATGGCTCGAATCTCTAATAAAGGAAAGTGCCCAATCGTAGTTATTGCCGGTAACCATGATAATCCAGACCGTCTTACGGCTTCTTCACCATTAGCTTTAGAACAAAATATTACGATTATTGGCTATCCTTTATCTACCATTGTCAAAGTTCCAATTATCCGGACAAAAGAAGAATTACGGGTAGCCGCTTTAGCTTATCCTTCAGAATCGCGTTTAAATGAAGTATTAGCTGATTCTGTTGATGAGGTGCTTTTACGAGATGAGTATGACAAGCGTGTTCGTTATCTCTTATCTAAAATGGCCGAACAATTTTCAAAAGAAGCGGTAAATGTAGCGATGAGCCATATTTACGTAGCTGGAAGTGATTCAACAGAATCAGAGCGTCCGATTGAAGTAGGTGGAGCGTATACTGTTCGGTCTACGAGTTTACCAGAGTTAGCTCAATACGTTGCGCTTGGTCATCTTCATCGGCCACAAGATGTGAAAAAAGCTCCAACAATAGCGAGGTATTCTGGTTCACCAATAGCTTTTAGTTTTTCAGAAGCAGGTTATGCGAAATCCGTTTCGATTGTTGATGTTGAACCTGGAAAACCGGCTACCGTATCTGAAATCTATTTATCAAGTGGAAAACCGCTTGTTCGCTGGAAAGCACAAAATGGAATTGCGGAAGTATATGAGTGGCTAGATGAAGGAAAAGACAAAAATGCCTGGGTTGACCTTGAAGTTCATGTCGACCATAGTTTATCGATCGAAGAAATTCATCGGCTCAGAAAGCTTCATTCAGGTTTGATTCATATTCGCCCTGTTTATAAAGAAATGGACAAGCAGGTTGAAGTGGTTTCCTCTAAAGTTCCACTAGATGAAATGTTTATGAGGTTTTATAAAAAGCAAACCGGTGGAGCAGAACCTGAACAGGATGTTATTCGATTGTTTTTGGAACTTGTCAATGAACAAGTAGAGGAGGATGTGAAATGA
- a CDS encoding AAA family ATPase: MKPIQLKVAGLHSFREEQTVDFTKLCEGGVFGIFGPTGSGKSSLLDAMTLALYGKVERATNNTQGIMNHAEDLVFVSFTFDLSSQEGTKRFQVERSFKRTGDNTVKTTHCRFVEKQEETIVLADKTSEVNQAIQDLLGLSIDDFTRAVVLPQGKFAEFLSLKGTERRQMLQRLFHLEKYGDELHLKLRSRLQRSQNERNEIQAEQAGLGDASKEALEAAMKRSEDCEKKVQESQEALKDAEKALEHTRKIWEWQSEKQQAVTQRKQLEQESSLIETYKQTLALHEKAGRLFPYVEELKASEQKKVDWTRKFENAQTQEQHIARVYEEKEEAYAKAKTAREQNEPIWLVKQEQFTRALELKQWIEQEQKQVNESTETVEAVKLNLKNTEEQIEKETQLKSKGEQRQKELQQQLSELTISADERNQMYDAIDGKKTLDQFLKQQTDFETEYKEKREQLRIEEEKENRWKNELEEGKEKIIQLFFQTDTLYQMACDAERKMEQFLSVAKQCFEDEKKKLEEQKVQHLALQLSEQLEPGQPCPVCGSEEHPNKSGEPEPYVVNEQKHQQLDQWQRDVNDWQHQVKQGKWQLERISEDIINDVSKEEIALPAATVDLEKDAISPLTYEELEEQRKTIESEVKNMISQVADLDKVVKAEIVNYRHAVEKRKQLHVIATERRQDLQSIAEKGKENAEKIKRERTRWEKTFPLFSLASLQESFEKMKETERKAEDVKKRLEASIPFLEQKEKDIQQLLEARNELSRKEASLVSQVEQMEKALQQKQSQLESIVGDQEPNELMLEVKQQLKQLKTGEEIAYQEYENVRKQWQEAKQQFAIAKEAKTEAVTRYDQALKKWQEQQTDSSFATAEKVENAILPTEELKQISEKIETYTDKVKQVHHTIERLDEALQGRTITEEDWHKQNELVHEGKEALHKAREEKGAAIEAVNELSQKHERYTKLETRREELNNKIETYGKLQTVMRGNTFVEFMAEEQLVQVSREASERLLVLTRGRYAIEVDSAGGFIIRDDANGGIKRPVTSLSGGETFLTSLALALSLSSSIQLRGQFPLEFFFLDEGFGTLDQDLLDTVVTSLEKLHTSKLSVGIISHVPELQARLPRKLMVTPAEPSGKGSTVSIESM; encoded by the coding sequence ATGAAGCCGATCCAACTCAAAGTAGCAGGCCTTCATAGTTTTCGTGAGGAACAAACCGTTGATTTCACAAAACTATGTGAAGGTGGCGTATTTGGTATATTTGGTCCGACCGGTAGTGGGAAATCGTCATTATTAGATGCGATGACACTTGCTCTTTACGGAAAAGTCGAACGTGCGACAAACAATACACAAGGCATTATGAACCATGCCGAAGATCTTGTGTTTGTTTCATTTACATTTGACTTAAGTAGCCAAGAAGGGACAAAACGATTCCAGGTGGAACGGAGCTTTAAGCGAACCGGAGATAACACGGTGAAAACAACACATTGTCGTTTTGTTGAAAAACAAGAAGAGACGATTGTGTTAGCGGATAAAACAAGTGAAGTAAATCAAGCGATCCAAGATTTATTAGGTCTTTCCATAGATGATTTTACGAGAGCTGTTGTGTTACCACAAGGAAAGTTTGCTGAGTTTTTATCATTAAAAGGAACAGAGCGTCGTCAAATGTTGCAGCGCTTATTTCATCTTGAAAAATATGGGGATGAATTACATCTTAAATTGCGAAGTCGACTGCAGCGTTCTCAAAATGAGCGAAATGAAATTCAAGCAGAACAAGCAGGACTTGGTGATGCTTCAAAAGAAGCGCTAGAGGCGGCAATGAAACGCTCTGAAGATTGCGAGAAAAAAGTTCAGGAAAGTCAAGAAGCATTAAAGGATGCAGAAAAGGCGTTGGAGCACACTAGAAAAATTTGGGAGTGGCAATCTGAAAAACAACAAGCTGTGACACAACGCAAACAGCTTGAACAAGAAAGCTCCTTAATTGAAACATATAAACAAACATTGGCCCTTCATGAAAAAGCGGGTCGTCTATTTCCATATGTAGAAGAGCTGAAAGCAAGTGAACAAAAGAAAGTCGATTGGACACGGAAGTTTGAAAATGCCCAAACGCAAGAACAGCATATTGCAAGAGTGTATGAGGAAAAAGAAGAAGCTTATGCAAAAGCGAAAACAGCACGTGAACAAAATGAGCCTATATGGCTTGTGAAACAAGAGCAATTCACGCGAGCTCTTGAACTTAAACAATGGATAGAGCAAGAACAGAAGCAAGTAAATGAAAGTACAGAAACGGTAGAAGCGGTTAAGCTTAATCTAAAAAATACCGAAGAACAAATCGAGAAAGAAACACAATTAAAATCAAAAGGTGAACAAAGGCAAAAGGAATTACAGCAACAGCTATCAGAACTTACCATTTCGGCAGATGAGCGCAATCAAATGTATGATGCCATCGATGGGAAAAAGACATTGGATCAATTCCTTAAACAACAGACTGACTTCGAAACCGAGTATAAAGAAAAACGAGAACAGTTACGAATCGAAGAAGAAAAAGAAAACCGGTGGAAGAACGAACTAGAAGAGGGAAAAGAAAAAATTATTCAATTGTTTTTCCAAACCGATACTCTTTATCAAATGGCATGTGATGCTGAAAGGAAAATGGAACAGTTTCTTTCTGTCGCAAAACAATGCTTTGAAGATGAAAAAAAGAAGCTAGAAGAACAAAAAGTACAACATTTAGCGTTGCAATTATCAGAGCAATTAGAACCGGGGCAACCATGTCCTGTTTGTGGATCAGAGGAACACCCAAACAAAAGTGGGGAACCTGAGCCGTATGTTGTGAATGAACAAAAGCATCAGCAATTAGACCAATGGCAACGAGACGTTAACGACTGGCAGCATCAAGTGAAACAAGGAAAGTGGCAATTAGAACGCATCTCAGAAGATATCATCAACGATGTTTCTAAAGAGGAAATCGCTCTTCCAGCTGCGACTGTTGATTTAGAGAAAGACGCAATATCACCCTTGACTTATGAAGAATTAGAGGAACAAAGAAAAACGATTGAGTCCGAAGTAAAAAACATGATTAGCCAAGTAGCGGACCTCGATAAAGTGGTAAAAGCAGAAATTGTAAACTATCGACACGCGGTAGAAAAGAGAAAACAACTCCATGTGATTGCAACTGAAAGAAGGCAAGATCTCCAATCAATTGCCGAAAAAGGAAAAGAAAACGCGGAAAAAATAAAGAGAGAACGAACACGCTGGGAAAAGACGTTTCCACTTTTTTCTTTGGCCTCTCTCCAAGAGTCTTTTGAAAAAATGAAAGAAACAGAAAGAAAAGCGGAAGATGTTAAAAAGAGACTGGAAGCTAGTATTCCGTTCCTAGAACAAAAAGAAAAAGACATTCAACAATTGCTTGAAGCAAGAAACGAGCTATCCCGTAAAGAAGCTAGTCTTGTTTCACAAGTCGAACAAATGGAGAAAGCATTGCAGCAAAAGCAAAGCCAACTCGAAAGCATCGTCGGTGACCAAGAGCCAAATGAGCTTATGCTAGAAGTGAAACAGCAACTAAAGCAATTAAAAACTGGCGAAGAAATCGCATATCAGGAATATGAAAACGTAAGGAAACAATGGCAAGAGGCCAAACAACAATTTGCAATTGCAAAAGAAGCAAAAACAGAAGCTGTTACTAGATATGATCAAGCTTTAAAAAAATGGCAAGAACAACAGACAGATAGTTCTTTTGCGACGGCTGAAAAAGTAGAGAATGCAATTTTGCCTACTGAGGAATTAAAGCAAATCAGTGAAAAAATTGAAACGTACACTGATAAAGTGAAACAAGTTCATCATACAATCGAGAGACTTGATGAAGCACTTCAAGGTCGTACGATTACAGAGGAAGATTGGCACAAACAAAATGAACTTGTTCATGAAGGGAAAGAAGCTTTGCATAAAGCAAGAGAAGAAAAAGGTGCGGCGATTGAAGCAGTAAATGAGCTTTCTCAAAAACATGAACGATACACAAAATTAGAAACACGAAGAGAAGAATTAAACAATAAAATTGAAACGTACGGGAAATTACAAACCGTTATGCGAGGAAATACGTTTGTTGAATTTATGGCAGAAGAGCAACTCGTTCAAGTAAGTCGAGAAGCGTCAGAACGATTGCTCGTTTTAACAAGAGGCCGTTATGCGATTGAAGTTGATTCGGCTGGAGGTTTTATCATACGTGATGATGCGAACGGCGGCATTAAACGTCCTGTTACATCATTGTCTGGAGGCGAAACATTCCTCACTTCACTTGCCTTAGCACTTTCATTATCGTCATCCATTCAATTGCGTGGACAATTTCCTTTAGAATTTTTCTTTCTTGATGAAGGTTTTGGAACGCTTGACCAAGATTTATTGGATACGGTTGTCACGTCTTTAGAAAAACTTCACACTTCAAAATTATCAGTCGGCATCATTAGTCATGTCCCAGAACTGCAAGCTAGATTACCTAGAAAACTAATGGTAACACCGGCAGAACCAAGTGGGAAAGGAAGCACCGTTTCAATTGAATCGATGTAA
- a CDS encoding ATPase: protein MRDVSFIPINGKEELVIATDCAGAIGEKLEDDVKVPLEVVGYYTTRVAMMECVSVGATPFAIVLQNFAGDDYWEKIKGGILQACTELGLQNIKITGSSESNFHVKQTAIGISILGKVDSEKKRITITPPTACFAVIGKPLVGDEVIEQTNDVLSLSLFQSLLDFIYEVIPIGSKGIAYELNELLKDNDLQAADIQSTVSLTKSAGPATCVLISYHEEMEPKIKELAGSLFFKISLV from the coding sequence ATGCGAGATGTTTCGTTTATACCGATAAATGGAAAAGAAGAGCTTGTTATTGCGACGGATTGTGCGGGTGCGATTGGAGAAAAGTTAGAAGATGATGTGAAAGTTCCGTTGGAGGTTGTTGGGTATTACACGACAAGAGTGGCGATGATGGAATGTGTTAGTGTTGGTGCAACTCCATTTGCGATTGTCCTTCAAAACTTCGCTGGAGATGATTATTGGGAGAAGATAAAAGGCGGTATTCTACAAGCTTGTACAGAACTAGGATTACAAAATATCAAAATAACAGGAAGTTCAGAGTCGAATTTTCATGTTAAGCAAACAGCAATAGGCATTAGCATTTTAGGAAAAGTCGATTCGGAGAAAAAACGTATTACGATAACACCTCCGACAGCCTGTTTTGCCGTTATTGGGAAACCGCTTGTAGGGGACGAAGTGATAGAACAAACAAACGATGTTCTATCACTTTCGTTGTTTCAATCTTTGTTAGACTTCATATATGAGGTTATTCCTATCGGTTCAAAAGGGATAGCTTATGAGCTGAACGAACTACTGAAAGATAACGATTTACAAGCTGCCGATATCCAATCCACTGTATCATTAACAAAATCAGCAGGACCAGCTACATGCGTACTCATAAGTTACCACGAAGAGATGGAACCAAAAATAAAAGAGTTAGCAGGGAGTTTATTTTTCAAAATTAGCTTAGTGTAG
- a CDS encoding acryloyl-CoA reductase: MEQTFQALIAMKADSCFSITRKECTMSDLPEGEVTIKVSYSSVNYKDALACSPTGKVVTKFPMVPGIDLAGIVVDSTDSKFKKGDSVLVTGYDLGTGHFGGYSEYARVKSEWVVPLPDGLSLKEAMIYGTAGFTAALSIERLEQDGLTPDSGPILVTGATGGVGSLAIGMLHKRGYDVVASSGKESEKEFLLSIGANEVISRNDILTDPDRPLSKQKWAAAVDAVGGKALASIVSSLKQHGAVAVSGLTAGTAVHTTVFPFILRGVTIFGIDSAYCPMDLRIKIWKRLATDLKPASLDKQLNHEITIEQLPETLALLLDGKHTGRTIVKLH, translated from the coding sequence GTGGAACAAACGTTTCAAGCACTCATTGCTATGAAAGCGGATTCATGTTTTTCTATTACACGAAAAGAATGTACTATGTCAGACTTACCAGAAGGTGAAGTGACCATCAAAGTCTCCTACTCTAGTGTTAATTATAAGGATGCTTTAGCCTGTTCCCCAACTGGTAAAGTTGTAACAAAGTTTCCGATGGTTCCAGGAATTGACTTAGCCGGTATTGTCGTTGATTCCACTGACAGTAAATTTAAAAAAGGAGATTCTGTGCTCGTTACGGGTTATGATTTAGGGACAGGTCATTTCGGAGGTTACAGTGAGTATGCTCGTGTAAAGTCAGAATGGGTTGTTCCTTTACCTGATGGGTTATCTTTAAAAGAAGCGATGATTTATGGAACGGCTGGTTTTACTGCTGCTCTTTCGATTGAACGCCTTGAACAAGATGGGCTCACCCCTGATAGTGGACCCATCCTTGTAACAGGAGCAACCGGTGGTGTTGGAAGCCTTGCTATTGGCATGCTTCATAAACGAGGATACGATGTTGTAGCAAGTTCTGGGAAAGAATCGGAAAAAGAGTTTCTTTTATCAATAGGTGCAAATGAAGTAATTTCTAGAAACGATATCTTAACCGACCCAGATCGTCCATTAAGCAAACAAAAATGGGCAGCTGCTGTTGATGCTGTTGGCGGAAAAGCTCTCGCCTCCATTGTAAGCTCCTTAAAGCAGCATGGGGCAGTTGCCGTTAGTGGGCTGACAGCCGGAACCGCTGTTCATACAACGGTCTTCCCCTTTATTTTAAGAGGCGTTACCATTTTTGGTATTGACTCTGCTTATTGTCCTATGGATTTGAGGATCAAAATTTGGAAACGGTTAGCCACCGATTTAAAACCGGCTTCATTAGATAAACAGCTCAATCATGAAATTACAATTGAACAGTTGCCGGAAACTCTCGCCCTTTTATTAGATGGGAAACATACCGGTCGAACAATCGTAAAACTACACTAA
- a CDS encoding DedA family protein — protein MEAEVLLQAVMDYGYIILFLWLWLGMFIAPVPNEIIVSTVGFLSGQYLHPMAALLTAYIGIIASITTSYFAGRLIGYPVLHWLQRKGPSKSVQIASSIMDKYRVYSLSFSYFIPGVRNIVPFLFGMNRLPFQKFAMLAYSSAFVWCSIFFFSGLYFGQFSKDYPWEGIVFIVLLLGFVSYIGMVTLKKISANKNVKENETHHH, from the coding sequence ATGGAGGCGGAAGTACTGCTTCAAGCAGTAATGGACTATGGCTACATCATTTTATTTCTCTGGCTTTGGTTAGGCATGTTTATTGCACCTGTTCCAAATGAAATTATCGTATCGACAGTTGGATTTTTGTCAGGTCAATACTTGCACCCTATGGCTGCTTTACTAACAGCATATATTGGAATTATCGCGAGTATAACTACGAGTTATTTTGCTGGAAGATTAATAGGATATCCAGTGTTACATTGGTTACAAAGAAAAGGTCCAAGTAAGTCTGTTCAAATTGCATCATCTATCATGGACAAATATCGTGTGTATTCATTAAGTTTTAGCTATTTTATCCCGGGAGTACGGAATATTGTTCCGTTTTTATTTGGAATGAATCGGCTACCGTTTCAAAAATTTGCAATGCTCGCATACAGTAGTGCGTTTGTTTGGTGTAGTATCTTCTTCTTTTCAGGGTTATACTTCGGTCAATTTAGTAAGGATTATCCTTGGGAAGGAATCGTCTTTATTGTATTGCTTTTAGGTTTCGTCAGTTATATAGGAATGGTAACGTTAAAGAAAATTAGCGCGAATAAAAATGTGAAAGAAAACGAAACGCACCATCATTAA
- a CDS encoding MATE family efflux transporter — protein MRRTYTYKEKARLLLTVLIPILVTQLGMYGMNFFDTIMSGQAGPDDLAGVAIGSSIWLPIFTGLSGILIALTPMISQYIGAEEYEKVPFTVMQGLYLAVIISLVILTLGSFVLDPLLLMMSLTDEVRHIAKHYLIGFSVGMVPLFIYTVYRGFIDSLGQTRITMVITLLALPVNVFFNYLFIFGALGFPRLGGIGAGYASAVTYWFILIVTFLFIYKYEPFQKYQLLKKLYRVSLKKWKEILVLGLPIGLTIFFETSIFAAVTLLMSQFSTATIAAHQAAINFASMLYMIPMSIAFALTIVVGFEIGAKRVHDAKQYSYLGISMALLFSIVAAVILYVTRGPISTLYTADPKVAVFIQSFLIYAIFFQMSDALVTPIQGVLRGYKDVNIPFIMALISFWVLGLPTGFVLANYTELGPYGYWIGLITGLAVCALFLALRLIRIQKKYKEVIQPN, from the coding sequence ATGAGACGAACATATACATATAAAGAAAAGGCTCGTTTGCTCTTAACAGTTCTCATCCCGATACTTGTGACTCAGCTAGGAATGTACGGGATGAATTTTTTTGATACGATTATGTCTGGGCAAGCAGGACCAGATGATTTAGCTGGTGTTGCGATTGGTTCGAGTATTTGGCTTCCGATATTTACGGGATTAAGTGGTATTCTCATCGCATTAACGCCAATGATTTCACAATATATTGGGGCAGAGGAATATGAGAAAGTCCCTTTTACGGTTATGCAAGGCTTGTATTTAGCTGTCATCATATCACTAGTCATATTAACTCTTGGGTCCTTTGTATTAGATCCGTTATTACTAATGATGAGTTTAACTGATGAAGTGAGACATATCGCGAAACACTATCTTATCGGGTTTTCGGTAGGTATGGTTCCGTTGTTTATTTATACGGTTTATCGGGGATTTATTGATTCTTTAGGACAAACAAGAATTACGATGGTGATTACATTGTTAGCTCTTCCTGTTAACGTATTTTTTAATTATCTTTTTATTTTTGGAGCATTGGGTTTCCCACGATTAGGTGGAATTGGTGCAGGGTATGCATCTGCAGTTACATACTGGTTTATTTTAATCGTTACTTTTCTATTTATTTATAAGTATGAGCCTTTTCAAAAATATCAATTGTTAAAAAAATTGTACCGTGTGTCATTAAAGAAGTGGAAGGAAATATTAGTGCTAGGTTTACCGATTGGATTAACGATTTTTTTTGAAACAAGTATATTTGCTGCTGTTACTTTGCTCATGAGTCAATTTAGTACAGCAACGATCGCCGCACACCAAGCAGCCATTAACTTTGCTTCGATGCTGTATATGATTCCAATGAGTATCGCGTTTGCTTTAACGATTGTCGTTGGGTTTGAAATTGGTGCTAAACGAGTTCATGATGCAAAACAGTATAGTTATTTAGGTATTAGTATGGCATTGCTTTTTTCTATCGTCGCTGCGGTCATTTTATATGTCACAAGAGGTCCGATTTCCACCTTATACACAGCCGATCCAAAAGTTGCTGTATTCATCCAATCCTTTTTAATTTATGCGATATTCTTTCAGATGTCCGATGCCCTTGTCACTCCGATTCAAGGTGTGTTACGCGGCTATAAAGATGTAAATATACCTTTCATTATGGCACTTATATCATTTTGGGTTCTTGGTCTACCAACCGGATTTGTTCTCGCGAATTATACAGAACTAGGACCGTATGGTTACTGGATTGGGCTGATAACGGGTTTAGCAGTTTGTGCTTTATTTTTAGCGCTCCGTCTTATCCGAATTCAGAAAAAATACAAAGAAGTAATCCAGCCAAACTAA
- a CDS encoding ribonuclease H family protein, with protein MSKKQQKFYVVWNGRQRGIYTSWAECEKQVKGFQGAKFKSFPTKAEAEQAFQAGKSNSVKAIKKDRFHTDTDEVIWDSVSVDVGCRGNPGIVEYKGVHTKTGEVLFSHDEIHIGTNNMGEFLAIVHALAYLKKQNKTIPVYSDSETAMKWVKAKKAKSTLKRDSETEYIWTLVERAEAWLQNNTYLNPILKWRTEKWGEIKADYGRK; from the coding sequence ATGAGTAAAAAACAACAAAAATTTTACGTCGTGTGGAATGGAAGACAACGAGGGATATACACGTCTTGGGCTGAGTGTGAAAAACAAGTAAAAGGATTTCAAGGAGCAAAATTCAAATCGTTCCCAACGAAAGCAGAAGCAGAACAAGCTTTTCAAGCGGGTAAGTCTAACTCGGTAAAAGCGATAAAAAAAGATAGGTTTCATACTGATACGGATGAAGTTATTTGGGACAGTGTATCGGTTGATGTTGGCTGTCGAGGTAATCCAGGCATTGTCGAATATAAAGGCGTTCATACAAAAACAGGTGAAGTGTTGTTCTCACATGATGAGATCCATATTGGAACAAACAATATGGGGGAATTTTTAGCTATTGTTCATGCCCTTGCATATTTAAAAAAACAGAACAAAACCATTCCTGTTTATTCCGATTCTGAAACAGCGATGAAATGGGTCAAAGCTAAAAAAGCAAAATCGACATTAAAGCGGGATAGTGAAACAGAATATATTTGGACATTAGTAGAAAGAGCAGAAGCGTGGTTACAAAACAACACGTACCTGAATCCAATATTAAAGTGGAGAACAGAAAAATGGGGCGAAATAAAAGCGGATTACGGGAGAAAATAA
- a CDS encoding TetR/AcrR family transcriptional regulator, giving the protein MDKQQQILEKAVELFGEKGYENTSIQEIADEIGIAKGSIYSYFQSKEDLLISIYEHYQQLVFERAFVVSLNRSIPVKQRLMKQFEVQFEGIAEYKFFMKMQMRGDGPKHSEKLKQFEYRMRGRFFTWLDANIIELFGPDITPYKWDLFWMVQSIYTSYMKLFVSDHITIQAKDLATHLVTQLQHLGESYLHGESKPLLKDEEMASFAVKMDKQGAFVSFEKREQAWKNIYETIQLCNTIQENRRQELIDCVDRISIEVNKQQPEQIILKGLFSILKSEPFLMEPVEQLEAILFTE; this is encoded by the coding sequence ATGGATAAACAACAACAGATACTAGAAAAAGCTGTCGAACTTTTCGGAGAGAAAGGATATGAGAACACCTCCATTCAAGAGATCGCAGATGAAATTGGGATTGCTAAAGGATCGATTTATTCTTATTTTCAGTCAAAAGAGGACCTCTTAATTTCGATATACGAACATTACCAGCAACTTGTTTTTGAACGCGCATTTGTTGTTTCTTTAAATCGAAGCATCCCTGTTAAACAGCGGTTAATGAAACAGTTTGAAGTCCAATTTGAAGGAATTGCTGAATACAAATTTTTCATGAAAATGCAAATGAGAGGAGACGGTCCGAAGCATAGCGAGAAGCTTAAACAATTTGAATACCGTATGCGTGGCCGTTTTTTCACTTGGCTAGATGCCAATATTATTGAATTATTTGGGCCTGACATTACCCCATATAAATGGGATTTATTTTGGATGGTTCAATCCATTTACACATCCTATATGAAGCTATTTGTTTCAGACCACATCACTATTCAAGCTAAAGACTTGGCTACACATCTAGTCACTCAATTACAACATTTAGGCGAAAGTTATTTGCATGGTGAAAGTAAACCATTATTAAAAGACGAAGAGATGGCTTCTTTTGCAGTCAAAATGGACAAACAAGGCGCCTTTGTTTCTTTTGAAAAGCGTGAACAAGCTTGGAAAAATATTTATGAAACGATACAATTATGCAATACGATACAAGAAAATCGAAGACAAGAACTGATTGATTGTGTGGACAGAATTTCCATTGAAGTAAATAAACAACAGCCTGAACAGATTATTTTAAAAGGGTTGTTCTCGATTTTAAAATCTGAGCCATTTCTAATGGAACCAGTTGAACAATTAGAAGCTATACTCTTTACTGAATAA